From Mastacembelus armatus chromosome 13, fMasArm1.2, whole genome shotgun sequence, one genomic window encodes:
- the lyrm9 gene encoding LYR motif-containing protein 9: MPPLVGAELIQTPVQLYRYLLRCCRLLPTTAMQQHYRHAIRQSFNSHSDEDDPGRLRMIIQRAIADADWIIDKYTKKK; encoded by the exons ATGCCACCTTTAGTTGGGGCTGAGTTAATCCAGACCCCAGTGCAGCTCTATAGATATCTGCTCAGATGTTGCAGGCTGTTGCCAACCACAGCAATGCAGCAGCACTATCGACATGCCATAAGACAG AGTTTCAACAGTCACTCTGATGAAGATGATCCAGGCAGGTTACGAATGATAATCCAAAGGGCTATAGCAGATGCTGACTGGATTATTGATAAA TATACCAAGAAGAAGTGA